A genomic segment from Mastomys coucha isolate ucsf_1 unplaced genomic scaffold, UCSF_Mcou_1 pScaffold7, whole genome shotgun sequence encodes:
- the LOC116082473 gene encoding uncharacterized protein CXorf49 homolog, producing the protein MGSPEEQSVPGDDFYEEGEDLNKSLNLDSRPAESNEGESSLASPKGSKLPLASQLDTSENPSVVLWGGGCWPDSLVSEEERLGSPEDEKVVSLDFLSQPSVETAATGQPVTNPETPEAREHPSPESFCAETETGSSMRAPQASGSEEAKATSSATFFPKGLEQSRAWVTPRKSSSSRMMVSENAHHPTSESELDELNEVQMMRVTICLKDGNHGNQAKNSGPAETGDLARHLNVQSRDSFVRMPSSLLTSATRGLTSGMERQASKELEPFSSKKKQGILWGKGGSKPSYPEGAAGVGALPKASPRKKMAQKKKPLWDASAVTLGRAFHQWGQRLKSAPAEPATFPPITGVGLPGRSNKCSLLPLRPKQCKNFYTGKRSGAKRTKESQLVTKEDTDSSRDPGSQGPFPAHRAELPCQSVHQEFSSGDISTRSLQDPGNSQSSALNQRGIMSKKSAPSGDQEEPVGLPAPDSEILQLPGTQGCPRCPELQKEIEDLRKQLSALQAVSEKFQTHSS; encoded by the coding sequence ATGGGCTCCCCTGAGGAGCAGTCTGTTCCAGGAGATGATTTTTATGAGGAGGGTGAAGACCTCAATAAGAGCTTGAACCTTGACTCAAGGCCTGCGGAGAGCAACGAGGGTGAAAGCAGCCTGGCAAGTCCCAAAGGCAGCAAGCTCCCATTGGCGTCCCAGCTGGACACGTCAGAGAACCCATCGGTGGTGCTTTGGGGCGGAGGGTGCTGGCCAGATTCCCTGGTGTCAGAGGAAGAGAGGCTAGGTTCCCCAGAAGATGAAAAGGTGGTTAGTTTGGACTTCCTCTCCCAACCCAGTGTAGAGACTGCAGCCACTGGGCAGCCAGTGACCAACCCAGAGACACCAGAAGCCAGAGAACACCCATCCCCAGAGAGCTTTTGtgctgagacagagacaggctccAGCATGAGAGCCCCGCAAGCGTCCGGTTCCGAGGAAGCAAAGGCAACCTCTTCTGCCACTTTCTTCCCCAAGGGACTGGAGCAAAGCAGAGCTTGGGTGACCCCGAGGAAGAGTAGCTCTAGTAGAATGATGGTCAGCGAGAATGCCCACCACCCCACTTCCGAATCTGAATTAGACGAATTGAATGAAGTACAGATGATGAGAGTGACCATTTGCCTTAAAGATGGGAACCATGGGAACCAGGCTAAGAACAGCGGCCCAGCAGAGACTGGAGACCTAGCTAGACACTTAAATGTCCAGAGCAGGGACAGTTTCGTCCGGATGCCCTCCTCCCTGCTGACCTCTGCTACCCGGGGGCTTACCTCTGGCATGGAAAGACAGGCCTCGAAAGAGCTGGAACCCTTTTCCTCTAAGAAAAAGCAGGGCATCTTATGGGGTAAGGGAGGAAGCAAGCCCAGCTACCCAGAGGGCGCTGCTGGAGTAGGTGCCCTGCCCAAGGCCAGTCCTAGGAAGAAGATGGCCCAGAAGAAAAAACCTCTGTGGGATGCTTCAGCCGTTACCCTGGGGAGAGCTTTCCATCAATGGGGCCAGAGACTGAAGTCAGCTCCTGCAGAACCAGCCACCTTCCCCCCAATCACTGGTGTTGGCCTGCCTGGGAGATCCAATAAATGCTCACTGCTGCCTTTAAGACCCAAACAGTGCAAGAACTTCTACACTGGGAAGAGATCTGGGGCAAAGAGAACAAAGGAGTCACAACTGGTAACGAAAGAAGACACTGACTCAAGCAGAGACCCTGGCTCACAGGGTCCGTTTCCAGCACACAGGGCAGAGCTGCCTTGCCAGAGTGTACATCAAGAATTCAGCAGCGGGGATATAAGCACCCGAAGCCTCCAGGATCCAGGAAACTCTCAGTCCTCAGCCCTGAACCAGAGAGGCATCATGTCCAAGAAATCTGCACCCTCTGGTGACCAGGAAGAACCTGTGGGTCTCCCAGCCCCAGATTCTGAGATACTGCAACTACCTGGAACACAAGGCTGTCCCCGTTGTCCAGAGTTGCAGAAGGAAATAGAGGACCTCAGGAAACAACTGTCAGCCCTACAGGCTGTCAGTGAGAAGTTCCAGACCCATTCAAGTTAA